AGCTCGACGGGTCCGCCACCGTGTTGTTCATGCGCAGGCCCGGCAGTGTGGGGcagcggcgggaggaggaggaggacgaggaggaggacgcggcggcacTTCGAGACCCCGAGCCGTACTCCTCGGACAGGTCGGCGGATGAAAGGATGGACATCGAACGACGGGAAGGTGGTTCGATGGACGGGTACGACAACGACGGGTACGACGAggatggggacgacgacgacgacgacgacgacggatacggcggcgtcgacgagctcaaagCCGAGGGGGGGGCGGTTGACCGTGGGTCGCGAAAGAATGCCTGGGACGCGGTCGGGTCGTCGGCTgccgaggcgccgccgcccgcgaagaGATCCCgctcggaggaggaggaggaggaggaggaggaggaggaggaggaggaggaggagtgcCGCCCCGGTCTGGTTGGGGTCACCGAGACTGCACGCGTCGATGGGGAGAAGGCACCCGTCGATGTTCTCACTAGTGCATGGTAATATTTGTTGTGAGCTTGCAGATCTGATTGCCTCGAGGAAAGGACAGGAAAGCCATAGTCGGGCGCGCCCAACCATGAGGGGGGGACGATGGGGCGCCGAGCGAATGAAGAGGCGCCAACTCGCGAAGAGGCTCTTCGCATTCTTCGCTGCTCTGTGCATCATGTACCTGCACTACAGGGCCCTGAAGGAGATGGAGAGCTCGTTCGGGTTCGATCGCCCCGACGAAGCGGCACCCGGATTGGCCGAGGTGGAGACGACGGGGAACACGCCCGACACCGACGAGTCGGAGCCCGTCATCGACGAGCCGTTCGACGTCTCCGCGTTCGAGgacaagccgccgccgccctcgcccccaCCGCCCCGGTCCCCGAATCCGGAGATGGTCCCGTCCCTGCGCATCGTCCACCACGACCACGAcatcgtccgcgaggaggcgttGGAGAAGGATTCGCCTTGTTCGGATCTCGCCGAGCACTGCGCGGGCTGGGCTTCGAGCGGGGAGTGCGCGAAGAACCCCGCGTTCATGCTCGAGCGCTGCAAGGAGAGCTGCGGGCTGTGCGGTGATTCCccggcgatcggcgcggacgggaccGGATCGCTCGACCCCCGCGCGATCGGGAACGTCGTGTTAAACTCCGGGCACGCGATGCCTCTCGTGGGATTCGGAACCGCCGGGCTCGGGGACATGACCGCCACGGCGACAAAGTGGGCGCTGCAGGCTGGATACAGGCTCGTAGACACGGCGCAGGCCCCCGAGTGGTACCGCGAGGATCTGGTGGGTGAGGCGATCCGAGCGTTCCtcgcctcgggcggcgcgacacGCGAGGAGCTCTTCATCACTTCCAAGCTGCATCCCCGCGACcacggcgcggagcgcgccaaAGCGATGCTCGAGTCGTCGCTGACAAACCTCGGGGTCGATTACCTGGATCTGTTCTTGCTGCACTATCCCGCGTGCTGGGGGACCTTGTGCGGGGGCGTGGAGCCGCAGGGGACGTGGAGGGACAGCTGgagggcgctcgaggagctgcaACGTGCCGGGAAGGTTCGGAGCATCGGGGTGAGCAACTTTGACGTAAACGAGTTGAGGGAGCTGGCCGAGTGGGCGCGGGTTGAACCGGCCGTGGTGCAGAGAAACAGCGACATCTTCTCCGCGGATAAGGAGGCGAGGCAACTGTGCGAGTCGAAGAGGTGGCAATACGAGGCCTACAGCTCGCTGGGCAGCCAGTGGCTGATGCGGGGTCACCGGGAGAACCCGGTGTTGACGCACGCCGACGTGAAAAGAATAGCTAGGAAAAAGGGGAAGAGCCCGGCACAGGTTGTCCTCCGGTGGGCGATTCAGCACGGGCAGATCGTGATACCCCGATCGAGCAACCGCGCGAGGATAGCGGAGAAcctggacgtcgcggggtGGACGCTGGGTGACGACGACATGTTCGCGTTGGACGCCCTGGACGGCCACCCTCCGTTTGTGCAATAACACTTAGGCTAACAAAAAACTCGAGACGAATCATCAATCATCACGCagccacggcgtcgtccacaTCCTGGCGGGCGAggtcgcacccgcgcccaccgcgctcggcccATCTCTCTGCGTCCCTCCGGCCCATGCGCACCAGCTCTTCCAAAGTTTCGTCGTCCTGGGGCAGCAACGCCCACTTCCCGAGCTCCATGTAATCGAGAtcgcagtcgccgccgcccgccgagtCTGGCGCGATGAgcaacccgcgcgcgtcccggtCCCCCCAGTCCTCCCAGAACGTCGCCCTCTTTGCGAAAAAGTTTCCCCGCTCCGTCCCGGACCCTTCCTCGGCCTGAGACCACGCGTCTATGAGCGGGAAGGAAGCAACGGACAcagctcgcgtcgatcccggcggcgtcggcgtgagTCGGGTCCATCCCCCGTCGACCCTGTACCTGCCCCGGTACATCCTCGCCGGCCACCCGCAGTAGACCGGTATGTGGCAcgaggcgaggagcgccCCGATGAGGTCGTCCCTCGTGTCGAACGAGGACACCATCTCGttgtcgagcgcgacgggcccTCGGTTGAACCCGACCCTGTCCACGGACCTGCCGTCGTTGACGGCGTTGTCCAGCGGGATGAGGAACGGGGCGGTGATGGACACGTGGAGCTTACCGCCGGAGCAGCGCAcgtgggcgtcgtcggggaggttATCGCGGAGCGCTCTCTCCAgcaccgccccgacgcgtccgacgacgccgttgTCGCGGCAGTCTCGTAGGATCCCGAGGAGGATGCGGTTGCCGTCGTCCGGTGCGATGCCGCACGCGTgcatggcggcgacgagcgccccggcggacgcgccggcgacgggggtgtCCGGCGTCATgagtccgcgctcgcggaggacctGCCACGCGCCCACGTGGTACGGAAAGATcatgccggcggcggagaacccgacgccgtcgaccgcGTTGGCGTTATcgtccgtcgacgatgacgtaGCGGCTCTCGGAGGTGCGCGCGTCACGGGCACCGCTCGacgatcgacgacgccgcgcgtgcgcgggacGCGCCTCTGTGCGCGAGATGAGACCGCTTttggcgcggtgggcgccggcgagacTCTCATGTTCTGGAAGCGTGCACCCCACCGCGGTGCCGTCTGCGCTGCGAAatggcgcgagcgccgctgGCCTCTCGTTCTTCCGCGGACAACGGAGGGGCTTTCTCCACATGACCAGGGCACCCGACGGGTTACATCGCACGGATCTGATGGCGCAGCTGCACACGGGAACCGTAATGCGGGCGATGTtcgccggcggcatcgcACTCTGGTCCAAGGCTGCGACGATAGCGAAGGTACGCACGAGCCCCGCACCAGGGACGCCCCGTCGCGGTTGGCACCCTCTTCGTTTTTGCGATCCCGCCCCGCTGACCGCTCCCCTCCCCGTGAAACCCCCCCTCCAGgccggaggaggcgtggCCACCAaggccgcgatggccgccgcggggaccggcgccgcctACACCGGTTACAAGACCGTCGCGGCTCCGACCCAGGACAAGTAGTGATCGCGATCGGGGCCCCCAAACGCCCCCCCGCTGTACGACTAGACTTTAGGACTTGTAAGCACGCGTTGATACGACGACGGGTGACACGATAAGGTTAAaacaccgcggcgactgATGAAGACGGCGTCGTCAGACGAGCATCCCCGGAACGTGACAGGGCAAACGCCTGGCGGAGTCCTCGACCATCCCGCGGATCCACCACCTGGCGCGCCAAACGTCATCCGGACCGAGCTGATGCGTCGCCCCCTCGCTGACCATCAGCTCCACCCTCTCGCCCCTGGTGCGCTCCTGgtcgtcgaccccgacgtcAAAATCCGACTCGTACCTGGACCTGCCCCGCCGGAGCCTGTCGACAGCCTCGACCGCCCACCGCCTCGGGCTCAcccggtcgtcgccgccgtggcacATCAAGACGGCGGGCGGCTTGAGCCCCGCGGTTCTTCGCGAGTCACCGCCCCCAGGGTTCCACAAGTCTTCGTCTCCCCAGTTGTTCCTCCTCGGCAGGTACCCGCGCAGCGATAACACCCCCCCCAGCGCGGGAGACCACGACCGGCggtcctccgcggccgccagcgccagccCCGCGCCCTGGCTGAACCCCGCCAGCAGCAcgctccccggcgccgctccGCCCTCCTGCAAACCTCCCAccaaccgccgcgtccacgccacggcgccgtctATGCCCCCGCACGTCCACGGCGATCCGTCCTTAGGGATGTCCCTCTCGTAGTCCcacccgccctcgcgcgtgtGCTTCATCCTGGGCTCGAaccacgccgtcgcctcgaggGGCTCGCCGGCGATTTGGAATTTGCGATTCGGCGCAGCCGGGAGCACGACGTCGAATCCCCCGGGAATCCCCCGCACCAGGAGCTCCGTGAACTCCCTCCAGTGCttcgcatcgtcgccgaagcCGTGGAGGAACACCAGCGtgcctctcgcgcgcggatggGTCGTTTGAtgcgcggcgcacggcgcggtaAAGTCtggctcgagctcgacgtccgcTTCCCTCCACGAGTGGTCATCCTCGAGGCACCTCGATCCCTTGGgcagggcgacgacgccggtctCTATGCGCCTGTTCACCCTGCGCAGGACGCGATCCACATCCTGCTGAGTCACGGCGGTGGTCCACCCGGACcactcgtcgcgcgtcgagtGCGTGGACCGGACGGTGCGTTGAGTGATGGCGAGTCCACGTAGGATGCTTTTTTGGATTCCGTCCGATTCGCGGAACGTCGCCCCACCAGACCCGGTCCCGACGCCTCTCGATCCCCGGGTCAATCTCGCGAGCGCCCATACCTCGTGCAGAACGTGCATcgcccgcctccgcgcccggaTCGACGCCATCGGGCGTGAGAGCGCGCCCTCACACTGGAGCGATAAAAGCCCCCAGAGATGCAAAAGAACTCGCGCGGCATAATCCCGTTGATCCCGAGAGAGGCACGTGCCCGAtacggcgtcgccgcagaaccgcacgcgcgcgaggcccaGCAGAGGGACCATGGCGCCGGCAGTGACCGAAGCGGTGAGCGCTCCAGCGGATGTCCAACGACCGAGCTCACGCAAGGtgagcgccccgcgcgatgctcgccccgtccccgccgcggtcgtccccCCGACCCCGCCTCGGGCCGCACGGCTCTTTgtggctcgcgcggctcccCGTGACATGTTTTGCCGACGCCTCGGCtcacgggcgacgcgagggcggggggaggcgcggcgccatcgccccTCGAGGCGTCACCGGTGATATCCGTGGATCACGGTCCCTTGATCGTCGGTCGAGCGGCCCCCGGGACCCGGCCTTGggccccccgcgcgtccgctcAATCTCGGCCCCGAGCGCGATGTTTCGTCCCCCTCtcccgaggcgacgcgcatATGCCGACTTTGTTTTTCGCCACCGCCCGGACCCATCCGTTGACCCCGCGTGATTTCCCCCCGCGCAGGcatccgacgccgccgctgactGGGCGCAGAAGCGCAAACAGGCGCTGCAGCGCGCGACAGAGCTCCGGGCGCAgcggaaggcggcggagcgcgaggcctccgccgcgattcGCGCGCCCGTCAGGGGCCTCGAGAGCGACCCGTTGCCCAAGCCGACCGGGTCGGGttccgacgaagccgccgcgtggTGGGAGGCCAAGGAGGGCCCGGCGCCCGTCGTGGAGGAGGTGACGCTCAAACCACCCGCCGTGGTCGAGCCCGCgcgggccaaggcggcggataAGCCCCGGCAACGGCGGCAGTGGGGCGAGACTGTCAACGTGGGCAGCAATCAGAGCAATCAGCCCAACAAGGagcggaggggcgcgcgcggcgacaaGAAGgagtcctcctcgcgcggcaACGactcgccccccgcggagcCCGGGACCCCCACCGGCAGGCTCATGCCCTGGGAGCAGGAGCTCCTCATtaagcgcgcggaggaggaggctcaCGCCCTCGGCAAggttccccccgcgcccgaggtcATCCTGGCTCGAGCCAGGGGCGAGGAGATTCCAgactccgtcgccgagccgtccgcgtcgcccgatcCCGAGGTGTGGGGGCCGCCCCTCGCCGGTAAAACGAAGCCCTACCCGGCGAAGAAGCCGGCGGGTGGAGCCAAGGCGTCGATgggctccgccgtcgcggcggccgagagggtcgcggcggatgacggGTCCAGAGCTCGCGCGAGGGTAGAGACGAAATCAGCCAAGGATTCGTCAAAGGGCAAAGCCAAGAAGGACCCCtacgccgcggctgccgtcCCGGGGTAcaagaagcgcgcggcggaggagcgcgccgcgaaggaaaaggcggagaaggctgccgcggaggctgccgcggcggatgccgcgatgaagcgcgaagccgcggctgCGGAGATGAGGAGAGCCAAGGCGACGGAGTCGGCTCCCGCCGAGCCGATCAAGCTCccggtcgccgaggaggtccaGAGGCGTCTGGAAGAGGCCCAatcgccgtctccggcgacgacggaagAGTTCCATTCCGCGGAGGACTTCCACTCCGTCGAGGACTTCCCCGTGCACGTCGTTGAACATTCCGGAATGGATGCCGGCTttccgagcgcgaggccgccgccgacgcccacgccggaCCCCGCCGTGGCTCAGATGCTCGCGGGGTTTGCCGAGCAGGCTGCCGTCATcaggggcgacgccgcgatggaagACGCaccggtcccgccgccgtctgccCCGGCGGTGACCGAGCCGCCGTCTGCCCCGGCGGCTCCGGTTATCAAGTCGGTGCGGACGAAGCTGTCGGAGCCCCCCAAGAAGCGGCCGCTGAGCGCCAAGCCCAAGGCGTCCAAGGGCCCGCCTCCGGAGATGGTTCAGAAAATTGTCGAGAAGCACGTTCAGGCGACCTctcccacggcggcggcgtcgaagacCAAGAAGGCCCAGGTCGCCGAGTCCCCCAAGGCTAGCAGGGGCGCGCAGAACGACAACCCCAACCCCGTCAAGGCTGAGCACGCGGAAACGCAGAAACCCGTCATCGGATACGACGAGTTCCTGCGCCTCCAGGAGCAGGCCGCCAGGGccgagacggaggcggcgcccaAGGCGCCCGCTCctttcgtcgccgccactAATGGTAAGGTCACCGGCGCCATgatcgacgcgcacgacgcggcggcggctgccaaAAAGCAGGAGGCTAAGGTTGACAAGGCTCCCAAGAAGCcagtcgccgcggggggtgtCCCCGGCCAGGCCGAGAACGTCGTGGTGACCAAGGACAACAAGGAGGAGGGCAAGACGGAGGGCAAGAACACGCGACAGATGTTCGACAAGCGCGAGTCGCGGCGTATGAACGCCAAACCCTTCTGTGCGGCGGTGCAGCGGTGGAGGAACAGGCGAGCCGCGGGTAAGTGCAAGCCCcggtcggggacgacgacaagcgccaaggcgtccgccgccgccgccgccgccgcgagcgacggatCCATCCGGGTGTACGTCAGGAAGCGCCCGCTGTTCCAGCACGAGgttgaccgcggcgagttcgacgTCGTGaccgtcccggcggcggcggagaaggacgcgtcgccgactgAGATTTTCGTGCACAACTGCCAGATGTACCCGGATCTCAAGCGAATGTACGTCAAGCACTCGGGCTTTGACGTGACCCGGGCGTTTGGCGAGGGAACCGAGTCCGTGGAGGTGTACcagaccgccgcggcccccATGGTCACCGGCGCCCTGAACGGTGGCATAGGCGCGCTGTTCATGTACGGCCAAACGGGCAGCGGTAAGACGTTCACCATGGAAGCCATCGAGCAATCGGCGGTGAGGGAACTCTTCGCCGGGTGCGACGGCGCTCCGggagcgtcggcggtgcgcgTGGCGTACTTTGAGATTGCCGGGAAGAAGTGCACCGACTTACTgtcaccggcgcggaccGAGATTTCCATCAAGgagatcggcggcggggtgtcCGGGGGTAAGGAGTTTAAAGAGCTCAAGCCCGAGGAGTACCGGCAACTGGACGTTCAGCTCATCAGCGCAAtggagcccgcggcgaagacgcgcgccgagctcgagcagatcatcgcggcgggcaAGAGCCgcagggcgacgtcggcgacgcacTGCAACGCCGCTTCGTCCCGGTCTCACGCGGTGCTGCGTCTGACGTGCGTCTTGGCCGACGGATCCACCGGGCGGCTCACGCTCGTGGATTGCGCCGGCTCTGAGCGCAAGGAGGATAACATGCATCACTCCGCGGAGCAGCGGAGGGAGACTGCGGAGATCAACGCGTCTCTGTACGCGCTCAAGGAGTGCGTGCGCCAGAGGCGGTTACAGGCGCAGAagggcagcggcgacgggcacgtGCACGTGCCCTACCGCAGCAGCCACCTGACCAGGGTGCTCATGGAGTGCTTCATCCGACCCGACGCTCGGCTCGGAGTCATCGGGACGGTGTCCCCGGCGTCCACGGACACGGAGCACTCGGTGTCGACCCTCAAAACCGTCGGGCTCATCGGTGGACGCGAAGAGAACGAGGGCGTGCACGAGGAAAAGGAGGACGTGAGCAAGAACCTGGAGACGGCCGCGGACGGGACGGTCAGCGAGAAGGAGGTTGAGCGAGTCATTGCGCCGGTGCGGTGGAGCAACGCCAACATCAAGGCTTGGATCGCGAAACCCGGGAACGAGAAGTTTGCCGCCAAGGTGACCGTCCCCGGATCGCTCATGGGGCGCGATATCGTGCGAATGAACCCGCTGGCGCTGCAAAACCTctgcgggggcgacgcgaagctgGCTCAGCTGCTGCACAACAAGCTGAGGGAGGAGATCACCAGGTGCAGCAGCAAGGCGAGGACGTGAGTGAGTTGTTGAGGGTGGGGGGTTTTGGTTGGGGGGGGCGAGGGGGCCTTGTCGTCCCCTCAGATTTTGGGATTGCAACGTAGTAGAACTTAGTGCGACCGCGGGTGGATGCGGGTCAAATTCAACCTTGTCATGAAACCTGAGGCTGTGCGCACCGACATCGCGGTTCCCCGAGGGTGCGTAGCTTCGCCCCAAGACACGTCCCGAATTTTTTCAAACGCGGCTTCGACAGATTTCCTCGGATTTTCCGAAACGCAAAGGGGAACCAACGAAGGGTTCGGCACGCGCCAGAGCAggatgcgtcgtcgcgacctCATCGAACGAGGCCGCAtccaggcgcgcggcggtccttCCGCCGCGACAAATCTTGCCGTTCATGctcccgccccgccccctgcggcggcgccggcgccccacAGCGCCAAGCGCAGGAAGAccccggcggccgcgaagaagaacgCATCATTCGGCAGCCCCAGCGAAGTGCGCagcccgctcgccgccatcaaCCTGAACGACTCCCGTTTCAAGGGTCCGACGGTGGGCAgggccggcggcggaagtCCGAGAGTCCGCTCAAACCTCTCCAAGTCGTCCTTCGGCTCCCCTGTCgtgatcgcgccgccgtccgcgggacgcgcccgcgcaatcgcccccgcgccctcgctgATGCGGGACCTCGGGTTGCAGTCCCCGCGGACCGTGGACATGATGGACGCGGAGATgtcgtacgacgacgacgtgaacTTTGGCGCGCAGGAGTCATTCGGCGACTGGCTCGCGCGATgcggcctccgcggccccgccgacgcgtccgcgcacggCTCGCTCAGGATCTCGCAGTCGCAGCGGGACGAGTTGGAGCACGTGTGGTGCAACGCCGCAGAGGCGGACACGCTTCGACGTTTAGTCGAGAACCTCAAGGACAGCGAGCTCGACATCGCGCGCAGAGAGCagctcgcgaacggcgcgtgggcgcacgacttcgaggaggcgaccgcgAAGGCGTGGAGCGGAAAGGTCGAGGCtgcatccgccgcggagatggcggcgaaggctgagCTCGACAGGAAGGccagggaggcggaggctgccgccgcggccgccgccgccgagagaTGCCGGgtggcagccgcggcggtggagtccggtgagctccgcggtgagctccgcgaggccatgatggcggcggaggggcagcgacgacgcgccgagcgatTGGAGGctgacgtccgcgacgcgtcggcggagtcGGCGGATCTCGCCTCGcaactcgccgacgcgcgccgcgcgctaacggacgcggagcagcgcgcgtccgccgcgaacgcgcgcgtcctcgaggccgaggcggcggcgcgggccgagcgcgccgcgtacgaTTCGTCCGTTACGGCCGTTacggcgtcgatggagaGCGAacgcgtggcggcggcggcgagactgGAATCCGCCGTCAgagacgcggacgaggccaGGGCTGAGACGGCGCAGCTTCGCCGGGAGATGTCCGCGCGGCTGGAGGCGATGGGTaaagacggcgaggacggcaaggctgcgctccgcgcggcgatcgcggtgcGCGAGAAGGAGGTTGAGCACTCGCGAAGGAGCGCCGGGGAGGCTCAGCGAATCTC
This DNA window, taken from Micromonas commoda chromosome 2, complete sequence, encodes the following:
- a CDS encoding predicted protein; the protein is MLERCKESCGLCGDSPAIGADGTGSLDPRAIGNVVLNSGHAMPLVGFGTAGLGDMTATATKWALQAGYRLVDTAQAPEWYREDLVGEAIRAFLASGGATREELFITSKLHPRDHGAERAKAMLESSLTNLGVDYLDLFLLHYPACWGTLCGGVEPQGTWRDSWRALEELQRAGKVRSIGVSNFDVNELRELAEWARVEPAVVQRNSDIFSADKEARQLCESKRWQYEAYSSLGSQWLMRGHRENPVLTHADVKRIARKKGKSPAQVVLRWAIQHGQIVIPRSSNRARIAENLDVAGWTLGDDDMFALDALDGHPPFVQ
- a CDS encoding kinesin motor domain protein protein (pfam 00225: Kinesin motor domain; PROFILE entry PS50067: Kinesin motor domain; Kinesin [1,2,3] is a microtubule-associated force-producing protein that may play a role in organelle transport); the encoded protein is MAPAVTEAVSAPADVQRPSSRKASDAAADWAQKRKQALQRATELRAQRKAAEREASAAIRAPVRGLESDPLPKPTGSGSDEAAAWWEAKEGPAPVVEEVTLKPPAVVEPARAKAADKPRQRRQWGETVNVGSNQSNQPNKERRGARGDKKESSSRGNDSPPAEPGTPTGRLMPWEQELLIKRAEEEAHALGKVPPAPEVILARARGEEIPDSVAEPSASPDPEVWGPPLAGKTKPYPAKKPAGGAKASMGSAVAAAERVAADDGSRARARVETKSAKDSSKGKAKKDPYAAAAVPGYKKRAAEERAAKEKAEKAAAEAAAADAAMKREAAAAEMRRAKATESAPAEPIKLPVAEEVQRRLEEAQSPSPATTEEFHSAEDFHSVEDFPVHVVEHSGMDAGFPSARPPPTPTPDPAVAQMLAGFAEQAAVIRGDAAMEDAPVPPPSAPAVTEPPSAPAAPVIKSVRTKLSEPPKKRPLSAKPKASKGPPPEMVQKIVEKHVQATSPTAAASKTKKAQVAESPKASRGAQNDNPNPVKAEHAETQKPVIGYDEFLRLQEQAARAETEAAPKAPAPFVAATNGKVTGAMIDAHDAAAAAKKQEAKVDKAPKKPVAAGGVPGQAENVVVTKDNKEEGKTEGKNTRQMFDKRESRRMNAKPFCAAVQRWRNRRAAGKCKPRSGTTTSAKASAAAAAAASDGSIRVYVRKRPLFQHEVDRGEFDVVTVPAAAEKDASPTEIFVHNCQMYPDLKRMYVKHSGFDVTRAFGEGTESVEVYQTAAAPMVTGALNGGIGALFMYGQTGSGKTFTMEAIEQSAVRELFAGCDGAPGASAVRVAYFEIAGKKCTDLLSPARTEISIKEIGGGVSGGKEFKELKPEEYRQLDVQLISAMEPAAKTRAELEQIIAAGKSRRATSATHCNAASSRSHAVLRLTCVLADGSTGRLTLVDCAGSERKEDNMHHSAEQRRETAEINASLYALKECVRQRRLQAQKGSGDGHVHVPYRSSHLTRVLMECFIRPDARLGVIGTVSPASTDTEHSVSTLKTVGLIGGREENEGVHEEKEDVSKNLETAADGTVSEKEVERVIAPVRWSNANIKAWIAKPGNEKFAAKVTVPGSLMGRDIVRMNPLALQNLCGGDAKLAQLLHNKLREEITRCSSKART
- a CDS encoding predicted protein, which produces MRVSPAPTAPKAVSSRAQRRVPRTRGVVDRRAVPVTRAPPRAATSSSTDDNANAVDGVGFSAAGMIFPYHVGAWQVLRERGLMTPDTPVAGASAGALVAAMHACGIAPDDGNRILLGILRDCRDNGVVGRVGAVLERALRDNLPDDAHVRCSGGKLHVSITAPFLIPLDNAVNDGRSVDRVGFNRGPVALDNEMVSSFDTRDDLIGALLASCHIPVYCGWPARMYRGRYRVDGGWTRLTPTPPGSTRAVSVASFPLIDAWSQAEEGSGTERGNFFAKRATFWEDWGDRDARGLLIAPDSAGGGDCDLDYMELGKWALLPQDDETLEELVRMGRRDAERWAERGGRGCDLARQDVDDAVAA
- a CDS encoding I/LWEQ domain protein (PROSITE entry PS50945: I/LWEQ domain; The I/LWEQ domain is a ~250-residue actin-binding module that is found in the C-termini of functionally diverse proteins from yeast to mammals) — protein: MRRRDLIERGRIQARGGPSAATNLAVHAPAPPPAAAPAPHSAKRRKTPAAAKKNASFGSPSEVRSPLAAINLNDSRFKGPTVGRAGGGSPRVRSNLSKSSFGSPVVIAPPSAGRARAIAPAPSLMRDLGLQSPRTVDMMDAEMSYDDDVNFGAQESFGDWLARCGLRGPADASAHGSLRISQSQRDELEHVWCNAAEADTLRRLVENLKDSELDIARREQLANGAWAHDFEEATAKAWSGKVEAASAAEMAAKAELDRKAREAEAAAAAAAAERCRVAAAAVESGELRGELREAMMAAEGQRRRAERLEADVRDASAESADLASQLADARRALTDAEQRASAANARVLEAEAAARAERAAYDSSVTAVTASMESERVAAAARLESAVRDADEARAETAQLRREMSARLEAMGKDGEDGKAALRAAIAVREKEVEHSRRSAGEAQRISRQAELRVSELEGQIGELRRVAEARVAELERELGTTAAALDEARRGRADAEEASSTLRRRAERALAEANAKAVEAQVKLRRAELDAQARAREATAVPPAMTPRSAGDLEMLLANMTKAHAQALQRAEAAEGKSRSLHRELEHTKAAAEEAGKRVASAIDAMRAQGLEASISHQASNDDVPAPSGGSRRKSVLTLAPTMQRLHSDLAKVTKEKDDLEREVATLRAARAPLPASPVRGVVAGDDHLASRRAEVDRLDAAIADRSRQLRKMEAAAATMKFAFGDNTEAPTMSVVSVSQLQPAHQQRRASDGGCSGLPGRSLPTPRTRARTSIRIAHGCPSDESGRDTQDAPREPSPGAELRRRAIAMGMRASPFAKRKRAP
- a CDS encoding predicted protein; this encodes MAQLHTGTVMRAMFAGGIALWSKAATIAKVRTSPAPGTPRRGWHPLRFCDPAPLTAPLPVKPPLQAGGGVATKAAMAAAGTGAAYTGYKTVAAPTQDK
- a CDS encoding predicted protein translates to MASIRARRRAMHVLHEVWALARLTRGSRGVGTGSGGATFRESDGIQKSILRGLAITQRTVRSTHSTRDEWSGWTTAVTQQDVDRVLRRVNRRIETGVVALPKGSRCLEDDHSWREADVELEPDFTAPCAAHQTTHPRARGTLVFLHGFGDDAKHWREFTELLVRGIPGGFDVVLPAAPNRKFQIAGEPLEATAWFEPRMKHTREGGWDYERDIPKDGSPWTCGGIDGAVAWTRRLVGGLQEGGAAPGSVLLAGFSQGAGLALAAAEDRRSWSPALGGVLSLRGYLPRRNNWGDEDLWNPGGGDSRRTAGLKPPAVLMCHGGDDRVSPRRWAVEAVDRLRRGRSRYESDFDVGVDDQERTRGERVELMVSEGATHQLGPDDVWRARWWIRGMVEDSARRLPCHVPGMLV